A genomic region of Papaver somniferum cultivar HN1 chromosome 7, ASM357369v1, whole genome shotgun sequence contains the following coding sequences:
- the LOC113296221 gene encoding putative expansin-B2, giving the protein MASLKMFRQTFSYFFTILSSLLFFIRYCSCFNPKLLDVSLATEPGFLSAAATWYGGPNGTGSDGGACGYGSDVGKPPFSSMISAGGPSLFRSGKGCGTCYQVKCTAHSSCSGKPVTVVITDECPGCVSQSTHFDLSGTAVGAMAISGKAQQLRNVGVLQIQYKRVACNYAGTNIVFKVDAGSNPNHFATLVEYQNGQSDIASIDLQDISVSSNWRPMQRLWGAVWKLDSATALKGPFSLRLKSANGETIVAKNVIPAGWRAGVTYRSNINFN; this is encoded by the exons ATGGCTTCTCTTAAGATGTTTCGACAAACTTTTTCGTATTTCTTTACCATCCTTTCAAGTCTCCTGTTTTTCATTCGTTATTGTTCGTGTTTCAATCCAAAGCTCTTAGATGTGTCACTAGCTACTGAGCCCGGTTTCTTATCTGCCGCAGCTACGTGGTATGGAGGTCCAAATGGTACTGGTAGTGA TGGTGGCGCCTGCGGCTATGGGAGTGATGTCGGGAAGCCACCTTTCTCTTCGATGATATCAGCTGGTGGCCCTTCTCTTTTTAGGTCGGGCAAAGGCTGCGGTACATGTTATCAG GTGAAATGTACGGCACATTCATCTTGCTCGGGAAAACCAGTAACCGTGGTGATTACAGACGAGTGCCCAGGTTGTGTCTCACAATCAACCCATTTTGATTTGAGCGGTACGGCTGTTGGAGCCATGGCGATTTCCGGCAAAGCACAACAGTTGAGGAATGTTGGTGTCTTGCAGATACAATATAAGCG AGTGGCATGCAACTACGCAGGCACCAATATAGTGTTTAAGGTCGATGCTGGTTCGAACCCTAACCATTTCGCTACTCTGGTTGAGTATCAAAACGGACAAAGCGATATCGCTTCTATTGATCTTCAAGACATATCAGTTTCTTCAAATTGGCGACCAATGCAGCGATTATGGGGTGCTGTGTGGAAGTTGGACTCAGCAACTGCATTGAAGGGTCCATTTTCTCTACGTCTGAAGTCTGCTAACGGAGAGACGATTGTTGCGAAGAACGTCATTCCAGCGGGATGGCGAGCTGGTGTTACATATCGATCGAACATAAATTTTAATTAA